The following proteins are co-located in the Alphaproteobacteria bacterium genome:
- the otnK gene encoding 3-oxo-tetronate kinase has protein sequence MGLLLGCIADDFTGATDLAGTLVREGMRTVQMIGVPAPGTPLPDVDAVVIALKSRTIAPADAIAQSLAALEWLRGHGCRQYFFKYCSTFDSTDEGNIGPVAEALLDALNSDFTIACPAFPRNNRTICKGYLFAGDVLLNESGMQDHPLTPMRDPNLVRVLDRQTKGAVGLVAYDTIRRGAAATGAAFEAARQKGDRFAITDALDENDLTVIGEACADFPLITGGSGVAIGLPENFRRAGLLPSGIAADTLPSIDGYAAVLSGSCSRATNQQVALMAKDHPAFQVDPLALARGEPVARAAIDWATPQLANGPVLIYATAAPDDVRNIQSELGADRAGALVEEAMAAIARGLVDAGVRRLIVAGGETSGAVVGALDVPGLRIGPEIDPGVPWTASLGDPALLLALKSGNFGAPDFFTKAFGVLK, from the coding sequence ATGGGCCTTCTGCTGGGATGTATTGCCGACGATTTTACCGGCGCCACCGACCTGGCGGGAACGCTGGTCCGCGAGGGTATGCGTACGGTACAGATGATCGGCGTCCCGGCGCCGGGAACGCCGCTACCCGATGTGGACGCGGTCGTCATCGCGCTCAAATCCCGAACCATCGCGCCCGCCGACGCCATTGCGCAATCCCTGGCCGCGCTGGAATGGCTGCGCGGGCATGGCTGCAGACAGTATTTCTTCAAATACTGTTCGACGTTCGATTCGACCGACGAGGGCAATATCGGCCCTGTCGCCGAAGCGCTGCTGGATGCGCTGAATTCGGATTTCACCATCGCCTGCCCCGCCTTTCCGCGCAACAACAGGACGATCTGCAAGGGTTACCTGTTCGCGGGCGATGTGCTGCTGAACGAAAGCGGCATGCAGGACCATCCCCTCACGCCGATGCGCGACCCCAATCTGGTCCGGGTGCTGGATCGTCAGACCAAAGGCGCCGTCGGGCTGGTAGCCTATGACACGATCAGGCGCGGCGCGGCGGCAACCGGAGCCGCCTTCGAAGCCGCGCGGCAGAAAGGCGACCGCTTCGCCATTACCGATGCATTGGACGAAAACGACCTGACGGTAATCGGCGAGGCCTGCGCCGATTTCCCCCTGATCACCGGGGGGTCCGGCGTGGCCATCGGCCTTCCGGAGAATTTCCGCCGCGCGGGGCTGCTGCCATCCGGCATTGCCGCAGACACGCTGCCGTCGATTGACGGATATGCCGCCGTCCTGTCCGGAAGCTGCTCGCGCGCAACAAACCAGCAGGTCGCGCTGATGGCGAAAGATCACCCGGCCTTCCAGGTCGATCCCCTGGCGCTCGCCCGGGGCGAACCGGTCGCACGGGCAGCAATCGACTGGGCGACGCCACAGCTCGCCAATGGCCCGGTCCTGATCTACGCAACCGCCGCGCCGGATGACGTGCGTAACATCCAGTCGGAACTCGGCGCCGACAGGGCGGGCGCGCTGGTCGAAGAGGCCATGGCGGCTATCGCACGCGGCCTGGTCGATGCCGGCGTTCGCCGGCTGATCGTCGCGGGCGGCGAAACCTCCGGCGCGGTCGTCGGCGCGCTGGACGTGCCCGGCCTGCGCATCGGGCCGGAAATCGACCCCGGCGTTCCCTGGACCGCCAGCCTTGGCGACCCGGCGTTGTTGCTGGCGCTGAAATCCGGCAATTTCGGCGCCCCGGACTTCTTCACCAAGGCCTTCGGAGTGCTGAAATGA
- the grxD gene encoding Grx4 family monothiol glutaredoxin encodes MDDNPVFARIQEDVDGNDIVLFMKGTPVFPQCGFSAATVQALTLLGVKFKGVDVLQDPGLREGIKQYSSWPTVPQLYVKGEFIGGCDIVREMYETGELAELMATKGIATETAA; translated from the coding sequence ATGGATGACAATCCGGTATTCGCCCGCATCCAGGAGGATGTGGACGGCAATGACATCGTACTCTTCATGAAGGGGACACCGGTGTTCCCGCAATGCGGCTTTTCCGCCGCGACAGTGCAGGCGCTGACCCTGCTCGGCGTCAAGTTCAAGGGTGTCGACGTCCTGCAGGACCCCGGCCTGCGCGAGGGTATCAAACAGTACTCCAGCTGGCCGACCGTGCCGCAGCTTTACGTCAAGGGTGAATTCATCGGCGGCTGCGATATCGTGCGGGAAATGTACGAAACCGGTGAACTGGCCGAACTGATGGCGACCAAGGGCATCGCGACAGAAACCGCTGCGTAG
- the otnI gene encoding 2-oxo-tetronate isomerase yields the protein MPNLAANISMMFTEVPFMDRFAAAAAAGFRAVEYLFPYDHPAEDIAAALKESGLVNALFNLPPGDWTRGDRGLAALPGREADFDGLIEQALDYARIIGCDRLHVMAGIPPEDADRAECDAVYIRNIRHAAARLAPHGITALIEPINQRDIPGFHLNRQDQALAVLAAIGAENAKVQMDLYHCQIVEGDVAMKIRANFGHVGHFQIAGVPERHEPDIGEVNYPYLFDVIDELGYTGWIGCEYRPRGETRAGLGWAAPYGISAA from the coding sequence ATGCCAAATCTCGCCGCCAATATTTCGATGATGTTCACCGAAGTGCCCTTCATGGACCGCTTCGCCGCGGCGGCTGCCGCCGGGTTCAGGGCGGTGGAATATCTGTTCCCCTACGATCATCCTGCCGAGGACATCGCCGCCGCCCTGAAGGAAAGCGGGCTGGTCAATGCCCTGTTCAACCTGCCGCCGGGGGACTGGACCCGCGGCGACCGCGGACTCGCCGCCCTGCCCGGCCGCGAGGCCGATTTCGACGGGCTGATCGAACAGGCGCTGGACTATGCCAGGATCATCGGCTGCGACCGCCTGCACGTCATGGCCGGGATTCCGCCGGAAGACGCGGACCGCGCGGAATGCGACGCGGTCTATATCCGCAATATCAGACACGCCGCCGCCAGGCTGGCGCCGCATGGCATCACGGCGCTGATCGAGCCGATCAACCAGCGCGATATTCCCGGTTTCCACCTGAACCGCCAGGACCAGGCGCTGGCGGTGCTCGCCGCCATCGGCGCGGAAAACGCGAAGGTCCAGATGGACCTGTATCACTGCCAGATCGTCGAGGGCGACGTGGCGATGAAAATCCGCGCCAATTTCGGCCATGTGGGGCACTTCCAGATCGCCGGCGTACCGGAACGCCACGAACCCGATATCGGCGAAGTGAACTATCCCTACCTGTTCGATGTCATCGACGAACTCGGTTACACCGGCTGGATCGGCTGCGAATACCGGCCAAGAGGCGAAACCCGCGCCGGACTTGGCTGGGCCGCGCCTTACGGGATCAGCGCCGCCTAA
- the otnC gene encoding 3-oxo-tetronate 4-phosphate decarboxylase, protein MSESRLREEIAAFGKSLFDRGLSGGSSGNISVQLDDGWLMTPTGSSLGNLDPARISRLDRTGRLMSGDAPTKEVFLHQAMYEERPKAGAIVHLHSTHSVAVSCLPNVDPDNVLPPITAYYVMKIGRLPLIPYYRPGDTALADAIRGKARDHTAVLLANHGPVVAGKTLEAAVYATEELEETAKLHLLLQAHNPRILTEEQIEELHRFFPPD, encoded by the coding sequence ATGAGCGAATCCCGTTTGCGTGAAGAAATTGCGGCCTTCGGCAAATCCCTGTTCGACCGGGGATTGAGCGGCGGCAGTTCCGGCAATATCAGTGTGCAACTCGACGATGGCTGGTTGATGACGCCGACGGGCTCGTCTCTCGGCAATCTGGACCCGGCGCGGATTTCCAGACTGGACCGGACCGGCAGGCTGATGTCCGGCGACGCACCGACCAAGGAGGTCTTCCTGCATCAGGCAATGTACGAGGAGCGCCCGAAAGCCGGCGCCATCGTGCATCTGCATTCGACCCATTCGGTCGCGGTGTCCTGCCTGCCCAATGTCGATCCGGACAACGTCCTGCCGCCCATCACCGCCTATTACGTGATGAAAATCGGCAGGCTGCCGCTGATCCCCTACTATCGACCCGGCGACACGGCGCTGGCGGACGCGATCCGGGGCAAGGCGCGCGACCATACCGCCGTGCTGCTGGCCAATCACGGCCCTGTGGTTGCCGGCAAGACGCTGGAAGCCGCCGTTTACGCGACCGAGGAGCTTGAGGAAACCGCCAAACTGCACCTGTTGCTGCAGGCGCATAACCCCCGGATTCTGACCGAGGAACAGATCGAAGAACTGCACCGGTTTTTCCCGCCCGATTAA
- a CDS encoding BolA family transcriptional regulator, whose protein sequence is MAMSQAEIEQMIKQAIPDAQVQIEDLRGDGDHYAAYVRSASFEGKSRVQQHQMVYKALQGRMGNELHALALQTATLEDS, encoded by the coding sequence ATGGCGATGAGCCAGGCGGAAATTGAACAGATGATCAAGCAGGCTATCCCCGACGCGCAGGTGCAGATCGAGGATTTGCGCGGCGATGGCGATCATTATGCCGCCTATGTGCGCTCGGCCAGTTTCGAGGGAAAAAGTCGCGTACAGCAGCACCAGATGGTGTACAAGGCGCTTCAGGGACGCATGGGCAATGAGTTGCATGCGCTTGCATTACAGACAGCCACGCTGGAAGACAGCTAG